A stretch of Ipomoea triloba cultivar NCNSP0323 chromosome 11, ASM357664v1 DNA encodes these proteins:
- the LOC115997022 gene encoding zinc-finger homeodomain protein 2-like: protein MDNTNELYKECLRNHAASLGSYATDGCGEFTPDGAALHCAACGCHRNFHRKVVAYGRGAAAVEDHDMMGTPTPPPPEMTESPERSGKKRFRTKFTAEQKEKMLAFAEKLGWKLQRKDEEDEIERFCRGVGVSRKVFKVWMHNHKNNNSSTPSASTGNVSSLTQ, encoded by the coding sequence atggacAACACAAACGAGCTCTACAAAGAGTGCCTACGAAACCATGCAGCCAGTCTCGGCAGCTACGCCACCGACGGCTGCGGCGAGTTCACACCCGACGGCGCCGCCCTGCACTGCGCCGCCTGCGGCTGCCACCGCAACTTCCACCGCAAAGTCGTGGCGTACGGGCGCGGGGCGGCCGCCGTGGAAGACCATGACATGATGGGCACCCCCACCCCGCCGCCGCCGGAGATGACGGAATCGCCGGAGCGGAGCGGGAAGAAGAGGTTCCGGACGAAATTCACGGCGGAGCAGAAGGAGAAGATGCTGGCGTTCGCGGAGAAGCTGGGGTGGAAACTGCAGAGGAAAGATGAAGAGGATGAGATTGAGAGGTTTTGCAGAGGGGTTGGGGTTAGTAGAAAGGTTTTCAAAGTTTGGATGCATAATCATAAGAACAATAATTCTTCAACTCCCTCTGCATCTACTGGCAATGTCTCTTCTCTTACCCAATAA